Proteins encoded within one genomic window of Mesobacillus subterraneus:
- a CDS encoding O-acetylhomoserine aminocarboxypropyltransferase/cysteine synthase family protein, giving the protein MANEQKNYRIETLGVHGGQSPDPVTGARAVPIYSSNAFQFENTEHAADLFALKEPGYIYSRLHNPTVTALEEKVALLEGGIGALALSSGMSAITMAILNIAHAGDEIVAASNLYGGTYNLFAVTLPKYGIKVHLVDSTDPANFRKAITPKTKAVYAETIGNPSLRVLDIEAVAEVAHDAGVPLIIDNTFATPYLCRPIEHGADIVVHSATKWLLGNGTVMGGVIVDGGKFDWKSPKFPGFNEPDSSYHNLVYSDAIGAAAFIVKARVQLLRDLGPAISPQSAFQFNLGIETLHVRMKEHVENTRKIVDYLESHPAVTWIRYPGYESHPDKKLAARYLPKGAGAVVIFGIEGGREAGAKLINSLELWSHVANVGDAKSLIIHPASTTHQQLDSEGLKAAGVPEDLIRLSVGIENVEDIIEDLEQAIEKATGVPGIPAKA; this is encoded by the coding sequence ATGGCTAATGAGCAAAAAAATTACAGAATTGAAACGCTAGGGGTACATGGAGGTCAGTCACCAGACCCAGTGACCGGAGCAAGGGCAGTTCCGATTTATTCGAGCAATGCGTTCCAATTTGAAAACACGGAACATGCAGCAGATTTATTCGCGCTTAAAGAACCGGGCTACATTTACTCACGGCTACATAATCCGACTGTTACTGCTCTGGAAGAAAAAGTAGCTCTGCTTGAGGGAGGTATTGGGGCTCTTGCATTATCAAGCGGGATGTCTGCCATCACGATGGCAATCTTGAACATTGCACATGCGGGTGATGAGATTGTCGCTGCTTCCAATCTATATGGAGGCACTTATAATCTATTTGCTGTAACCCTGCCGAAGTATGGAATAAAAGTTCACCTAGTCGATTCAACGGATCCTGCCAATTTTAGAAAAGCGATCACTCCGAAAACAAAAGCAGTCTATGCAGAAACAATCGGTAATCCAAGTCTCAGGGTCCTGGATATTGAAGCTGTCGCTGAAGTTGCCCATGATGCAGGTGTTCCGCTGATTATCGATAATACATTTGCGACACCATATCTTTGCCGGCCAATTGAACATGGCGCAGATATCGTCGTCCACTCGGCAACCAAATGGCTATTGGGAAATGGCACTGTCATGGGCGGGGTCATTGTGGATGGAGGAAAGTTCGATTGGAAGTCACCTAAATTCCCAGGATTCAATGAACCGGACTCCAGCTACCATAACCTTGTGTATAGTGATGCAATTGGAGCTGCCGCATTTATTGTAAAAGCAAGAGTACAGCTTTTGCGGGACCTTGGACCAGCAATTAGTCCACAGAGTGCATTCCAATTCAATCTAGGAATAGAAACTTTACATGTTCGCATGAAGGAGCATGTTGAGAATACACGTAAAATCGTAGATTATCTTGAATCCCATCCTGCTGTTACTTGGATCAGATATCCAGGCTATGAATCACACCCTGATAAAAAGCTCGCGGCTCGCTATCTTCCTAAGGGAGCCGGTGCAGTTGTCATTTTTGGGATTGAAGGTGGTAGGGAAGCGGGAGCAAAGCTTATTAACTCATTAGAATTATGGTCCCACGTCGCGAATGTCGGCGATGCAAAAAGCTTGATCATCCATCCTGCAAGCACCACACATCAGCAGCTGGATTCAGAAGGTCTTAAAGCAGCCGGAGTTCCGGAAGATTTAATTCGCCTTTCAGTCGGAATTGAAAACGTCGAGGATATCATTGAAGATCTGGAGCAGGCAATCGAAAAAGCGACCGGAGTACCAGGAATTCCAGCCAAGGCTTAA
- a CDS encoding methionine ABC transporter ATP-binding protein encodes MITIKNARKIYPSSKGDVKAVDDVSLEVKEGEIYGVIGYSGAGKSTLIRMLNGLEIPTSGSVVVAGREVSRIKGVKLRKARQEISMIFQHFNLLWSRTVAENIAFPLEIAGVAKSERDKRVKELIELVGLKGRGDAYPSQLSGGQKQRVGIARALANNPKVLLGDEATSALDPETTDQILDLLVDINKRLGLTIVLITHEMHVIRKICHRVAVMEGGKIVETGPVLEVFKNPQQPITKRFVQQVTEPEETKETVDHLLERYPHGRVVQLTFVGEGTEQPLITNLIREFSITVNIVQGKISQTQDGSYGTLFIHLDGEDGELGRAIEYIGQHEVGVEVISNG; translated from the coding sequence TTGATTACGATAAAAAATGCCAGAAAGATTTATCCTTCCAGCAAGGGAGACGTTAAAGCGGTTGATGATGTCAGCCTTGAAGTCAAGGAAGGCGAAATATATGGGGTCATCGGCTATAGTGGGGCCGGTAAAAGCACCTTGATCCGAATGCTGAACGGTCTGGAGATTCCAACTTCAGGTTCTGTCGTGGTAGCTGGCAGGGAAGTTTCCAGGATCAAGGGAGTTAAATTGCGTAAGGCTCGCCAGGAAATCAGTATGATCTTCCAGCATTTCAATTTGCTCTGGTCAAGAACGGTTGCGGAGAATATCGCGTTTCCACTTGAAATTGCCGGAGTAGCTAAATCTGAGAGAGATAAGCGGGTTAAAGAGCTAATCGAACTAGTAGGTCTTAAGGGTCGGGGAGATGCCTACCCATCCCAGTTGAGTGGCGGTCAAAAGCAGAGGGTCGGAATTGCCAGGGCACTGGCTAATAACCCTAAAGTCCTTCTTGGAGATGAAGCAACTTCAGCGCTTGATCCAGAGACAACCGACCAGATTCTTGATCTGCTTGTTGATATAAATAAGAGACTTGGTCTTACGATCGTACTGATTACGCACGAAATGCATGTTATCAGGAAAATCTGTCACAGAGTAGCCGTCATGGAAGGCGGGAAAATTGTTGAAACAGGTCCCGTATTGGAAGTGTTCAAGAACCCGCAACAGCCAATTACGAAGAGATTCGTCCAGCAGGTGACCGAACCTGAGGAAACAAAGGAAACTGTTGATCACTTACTTGAGCGATATCCACACGGTCGCGTTGTCCAGCTGACATTCGTCGGTGAAGGAACCGAACAGCCACTGATCACCAATTTGATCCGTGAGTTTTCAATAACGGTCAATATTGTTCAGGGTAAAATATCTCAGACACAAGATGGTTCATACGGAACTCTGTTCATCCATCTTGATGGTGAGGATGGCGAACTTGGCCGGGCAATAGAGTATATTGGCCAGCATGAAGTCGGCGTGGAGGTGATTTCGAATGGCTGA
- a CDS encoding methionine ABC transporter permease, which yields MAENLFPNVNWDRMWEATIETLYMSAISVVATFILGAILGLLLFLTSKGNIWENKPVNLVLSAIVNIFRSIPFIILIVLLIPFTKFIVGSMIGENAALPALIIGSAPFYARMVEIGLREIDKGVIEAARSMGAKTTTIIWKVLLPESMPALVSGITVTAIALVSYTAMAGVIGAGGLGNLAYMEGFQRSRNDVTLMATIVILIIVFLIQFVGDYFTRKLDKR from the coding sequence ATGGCTGAAAATTTATTTCCTAATGTCAACTGGGACAGAATGTGGGAAGCGACAATTGAAACCCTCTACATGAGTGCCATCTCTGTTGTGGCTACCTTCATTCTTGGAGCGATCCTTGGACTGCTGCTCTTTTTGACATCAAAGGGTAATATATGGGAAAACAAACCGGTAAATCTAGTATTGAGCGCAATCGTTAATATTTTCAGATCAATCCCATTCATTATTTTAATCGTCCTTCTGATTCCTTTTACAAAGTTCATCGTAGGATCGATGATCGGGGAAAACGCTGCATTGCCAGCGCTGATCATTGGATCGGCTCCATTTTACGCAAGGATGGTTGAGATTGGTTTGCGTGAGATTGATAAAGGAGTCATTGAAGCAGCAAGATCGATGGGTGCGAAAACAACAACGATCATCTGGAAAGTGCTATTGCCGGAATCGATGCCAGCATTGGTTTCCGGTATCACGGTGACAGCAATCGCGCTCGTCAGTTACACAGCGATGGCAGGGGTCATTGGCGCCGGCGGACTTGGAAATCTGGCTTATATGGAAGGCTTCCAGAGAAGCCGGAACGATGTTACCTTGATGGCAACAATCGTTATTTTGATTATCGTGTTTTTGATTCAGTTTGTTGGTGATTACTTCACTAGAAAATTAGATAAGAGATAA
- a CDS encoding MetQ/NlpA family ABC transporter substrate-binding protein, translated as MKKWLLALLALVLTAGLAACGTSEDNTSGEGGKEESKKIVVGASNVPHAEILEEAKALLEEKGYEMEIKTFNDYVVPNQALDSGELDANYFQHIPYLESQMAEHGYKFENAGGIHIEPIGVYSQDHTTLDDLPKGAQIIMSSSVADHGRILTMLEKEGLITLKEGVEKVKATIDDIAENPKELKFDTEYDAALLPQIFNNGEGDAVLINSNYAIDAGLNPLNDSIAIEESDSPYVNVIAVREGDADKPAIKALVEVLHSKEIQDFILEKYEGAVVPVKE; from the coding sequence TTGAAAAAATGGTTATTAGCTCTATTAGCATTAGTATTAACAGCAGGACTTGCAGCTTGCGGAACTTCTGAGGATAACACTTCAGGAGAAGGCGGCAAGGAAGAAAGTAAAAAAATCGTCGTTGGTGCTTCAAACGTACCACACGCAGAAATTTTAGAAGAAGCAAAAGCGCTACTTGAAGAAAAAGGCTATGAAATGGAAATAAAGACGTTCAATGATTATGTTGTTCCAAACCAGGCACTTGATTCAGGTGAGCTTGATGCAAACTACTTCCAGCATATCCCTTACCTGGAGTCACAAATGGCTGAACATGGCTATAAGTTTGAAAATGCTGGTGGAATCCACATCGAGCCAATCGGTGTCTATTCTCAAGACCATACTACTTTGGACGATCTGCCAAAAGGTGCACAAATTATCATGAGCAGTTCTGTAGCTGACCATGGCCGTATTTTGACTATGCTTGAAAAAGAGGGGTTGATCACTCTTAAAGAAGGTGTAGAAAAAGTAAAAGCTACAATTGATGATATTGCAGAAAATCCTAAAGAACTAAAGTTTGATACAGAATATGACGCAGCACTGCTTCCGCAGATCTTCAACAATGGTGAAGGAGATGCAGTATTGATCAACTCTAACTATGCGATTGATGCTGGATTGAATCCACTAAACGATTCGATCGCGATTGAGGAAAGCGATTCTCCATATGTAAACGTAATTGCTGTTCGTGAAGGCGATGCCGACAAACCGGCAATCAAGGCACTAGTTGAAGTGCTTCACTCTAAAGAAATCCAGGACTTTATCCTTGAAAAATATGAAGGTGCAGTTGTACCGGTAAAAGAATAA
- a CDS encoding carboxymuconolactone decarboxylase family protein → MEHHYEPRNSTEAALHEYKQGLGEFTKRMPELAKHYNSFTEVCFQEGTLTQKEKQLIALGISLYSQDEYCIIYHLKGCLDQGATEEQILEAVGVTAAFGGGAAMSQAVTLVQEAMAELNTLKQ, encoded by the coding sequence ATGGAGCATCATTATGAACCTCGGAATTCAACAGAAGCAGCACTGCATGAATATAAACAAGGCCTGGGTGAATTTACAAAAAGAATGCCAGAGCTTGCCAAACATTATAATTCGTTTACGGAAGTTTGTTTTCAGGAAGGGACTTTAACGCAAAAAGAAAAGCAGCTGATTGCATTAGGAATTTCATTGTATTCACAGGATGAATATTGCATTATATATCATTTAAAAGGCTGCCTTGACCAGGGAGCAACGGAAGAGCAAATTCTGGAAGCTGTAGGAGTTACAGCTGCCTTTGGCGGCGGCGCGGCAATGAGCCAGGCAGTGACACTCGTCCAGGAAGCAATGGCTGAACTGAATACTTTGAAGCAATAA
- the sufC gene encoding Fe-S cluster assembly ATPase SufC: MAGSVLSIKDLQVEIEGKQILKGVDIEVKGGEIHAIMGPNGTGKSTLSSAIMGHPKYEVTNGTVTLDGEDVLEMEVDERARAGLFLAMQYPSEISGVTNADFLRSALNSRLGEGNEISLMKFIRKMDKQMEFLEMDLDMAQRYLNEGFSGGEKKRNEILQLMMLEPKIAILDEIDSGLDIDALKVVSKGINEMRGEDFGCLIITHYQRLLDYITPDHVHVMMQGRIVKSGGPELAQRLEAEGYDWIKKELGIEDETVGQEA; the protein is encoded by the coding sequence ATGGCAGGATCTGTATTATCAATTAAGGACCTTCAAGTTGAGATTGAAGGCAAGCAGATATTAAAAGGTGTGGATATTGAAGTTAAAGGCGGAGAAATCCATGCGATCATGGGACCAAACGGTACTGGTAAATCCACTCTATCTTCTGCAATCATGGGTCACCCTAAGTATGAAGTAACAAACGGAACAGTTACGCTTGATGGCGAAGATGTTCTTGAAATGGAAGTTGATGAGAGAGCACGCGCTGGTCTTTTCCTTGCTATGCAATACCCAAGCGAAATTAGCGGTGTAACGAACGCTGACTTCCTTCGTTCTGCTTTGAACAGCCGTCTTGGCGAAGGAAATGAGATTTCTCTTATGAAGTTCATCCGCAAGATGGATAAGCAAATGGAATTCCTTGAAATGGATCTTGATATGGCACAGCGTTATCTTAACGAAGGCTTCTCTGGCGGTGAGAAAAAGCGTAACGAGATTCTTCAATTGATGATGCTTGAACCTAAAATTGCAATCCTTGATGAAATCGACTCAGGTCTTGATATCGACGCTTTGAAAGTTGTTTCTAAAGGAATCAACGAAATGCGCGGCGAAGATTTCGGTTGCTTGATTATCACTCACTACCAGCGCCTTCTTGATTACATCACTCCTGACCATGTACACGTTATGATGCAGGGCCGCATTGTGAAGTCTGGCGGACCAGAACTTGCGCAGCGCTTAGAAGCAGAAGGATACGACTGGATTAAGAAAGAACTTGGCATCGAAGACGAAACAGTTGGGCAAGAAGCTTAA
- the sufD gene encoding Fe-S cluster assembly protein SufD gives MTTETKWAFDQEYITSFSKEMNEPEWLTELRVQSLAKAEDTSMPKPDKTKIDKWNFTQFEKLLVKSDVFSSIDELPEEVKALVDEEAKDSSLYVQRNNKPAYLQLSKEMQEQGVIFTDIFTAAREYSDLLKKYFMTAVKSDEHRLTALHTAFMNGGAFLYVPKNVQVKNPIQAIFLHDDAEANLFNHVLVVAEDNSSVTYVENYISTTGKVNGLVNIVTEAIAGQNAKIQYGAVDTLAEGLTTYVNRRGHAGRDARIEWALGMMNDGNTISENTTNLVGDGSYGDTKTVVVGRGEQTQNFTTSIIHFGKNSEGYILKHGVVKDSATSIFNGIGKIEHGASKSNAEQESRVLMLSEKARGDANPILLIDEDDVTAGHAASVGRVDPLQLYYLMSRGVPKHEAERLVIHGFLAPVVNELPIEGVKKQLVEVIERKVK, from the coding sequence ATGACTACGGAAACGAAATGGGCTTTTGACCAGGAGTACATTACTTCCTTCTCAAAAGAAATGAATGAACCGGAATGGCTGACAGAGCTTCGTGTACAATCTCTTGCAAAAGCAGAAGATACCTCAATGCCAAAACCGGATAAGACGAAGATTGATAAATGGAATTTTACGCAATTTGAAAAACTGCTCGTTAAAAGCGATGTTTTTTCATCAATCGACGAGCTTCCTGAAGAGGTAAAAGCGCTCGTTGACGAAGAAGCAAAGGATAGCAGCCTGTATGTTCAGCGCAACAACAAGCCTGCATATCTTCAGCTTTCAAAGGAAATGCAGGAGCAAGGAGTCATTTTCACAGATATTTTCACAGCGGCTCGCGAATACAGTGATTTGCTGAAGAAGTATTTCATGACTGCCGTTAAGTCAGATGAGCACCGTTTGACTGCCCTTCACACAGCATTCATGAATGGCGGAGCATTCTTATATGTTCCTAAAAATGTTCAAGTGAAGAATCCAATTCAGGCGATCTTCCTTCATGATGATGCAGAAGCGAACCTGTTCAATCACGTACTTGTTGTAGCTGAAGACAACAGTTCTGTAACTTATGTTGAGAACTATATTTCAACTACTGGCAAAGTGAATGGATTGGTGAACATCGTAACGGAAGCAATCGCAGGACAAAATGCAAAAATCCAGTACGGTGCAGTTGATACTCTGGCTGAAGGTCTTACAACTTATGTGAACCGTCGCGGACACGCTGGAAGAGATGCTCGTATCGAGTGGGCTCTTGGCATGATGAATGACGGAAACACAATTTCAGAAAACACGACGAACCTTGTTGGTGACGGTTCATATGGCGACACGAAAACAGTTGTTGTCGGACGCGGTGAACAGACTCAGAACTTCACGACTAGCATCATCCATTTCGGCAAAAATTCTGAAGGCTATATCCTGAAGCACGGTGTTGTGAAGGATAGCGCGACTTCTATTTTTAACGGAATCGGAAAAATCGAACATGGCGCTTCTAAGTCAAACGCAGAACAAGAATCTCGCGTACTTATGTTAAGCGAAAAAGCACGTGGAGACGCTAATCCAATTCTTCTGATCGATGAAGATGATGTAACAGCAGGCCATGCGGCTTCTGTTGGACGCGTTGATCCATTGCAGCTTTACTACTTGATGAGCCGCGGTGTTCCAAAGCATGAGGCAGAACGCCTTGTTATCCACGGATTCCTAGCGCCAGTTGTAAATGAACTTCCGATCGAGGGAGTTAAAAAGCAGTTGGTTGAGGTAATCGAAAGGAAAGTTAAATAA
- a CDS encoding cysteine desulfurase — protein sequence MNAREIREMFPILNQEVNGSPLVYLDSAATSQKPVQVIEALDKYYREYNSNVHRGVHTLGTRATDGYEGSREKVRKFINAKSIEEIIFTRGTTTAINTVAASYGRDNLKEGDEIVISYMEHHSNIIPWQQVAKQTGATLKYIDLQEDGTISLDTVRETVTENTKIVSIMQVSNVLGVMNPIKEIAEIAHQNGAIMVVDGAQSAPHMKIDVQDLNCDFLAFSGHKMCGPTGIGVLYGKKALLEKMEPVEFGGEMIDFVGLYESTWKELPWKFEGGTPIIAGAIGLGAAIDFLNDIGLDNIEKHEHTLAAYAMEKMSEIDGMTIYGLKEAGKRAGLVTFNIDDVHPHDVATVLDAEGIAVRAGHHCAQPLMKWLKASATARASFYLYNTEEDIDKLVAGLVKTKEYFSDVF from the coding sequence ATGAACGCCCGCGAAATTCGTGAAATGTTTCCGATTCTAAACCAGGAAGTCAATGGCAGCCCGCTAGTCTACCTGGACAGCGCGGCAACGTCACAAAAACCGGTGCAGGTAATCGAAGCGCTGGATAAATATTATCGCGAATATAATTCCAACGTACACCGCGGTGTCCACACTCTTGGAACAAGAGCGACTGATGGGTACGAAGGATCGAGGGAAAAGGTTCGAAAGTTCATTAATGCAAAATCAATTGAAGAAATCATTTTCACCCGCGGCACTACAACTGCCATCAACACTGTAGCGGCAAGCTATGGCCGTGATAACCTTAAGGAAGGCGACGAAATCGTCATCTCCTATATGGAGCATCACAGCAATATCATTCCGTGGCAGCAGGTTGCAAAGCAGACGGGTGCAACATTGAAATATATCGACTTGCAGGAAGATGGCACGATTTCTCTTGATACTGTCAGAGAAACAGTGACTGAAAACACGAAAATTGTTTCCATCATGCAGGTATCAAACGTACTTGGGGTTATGAACCCGATCAAAGAAATTGCCGAGATTGCACACCAGAATGGTGCAATCATGGTTGTCGATGGTGCTCAAAGCGCTCCGCATATGAAGATTGATGTTCAGGACTTAAACTGCGATTTTCTCGCTTTTTCCGGACATAAGATGTGCGGGCCGACAGGTATCGGCGTATTATATGGCAAGAAGGCACTTCTTGAAAAAATGGAGCCGGTAGAGTTTGGCGGGGAAATGATTGATTTCGTAGGTCTTTACGAGTCAACCTGGAAAGAGCTGCCGTGGAAATTCGAAGGTGGGACACCGATCATTGCAGGGGCGATAGGTCTTGGTGCCGCAATCGACTTCCTGAATGATATTGGTCTCGATAATATTGAGAAGCACGAACACACTCTTGCGGCTTACGCGATGGAAAAAATGTCTGAAATCGATGGCATGACGATCTATGGCCTAAAGGAAGCCGGCAAGCGTGCTGGACTCGTAACATTCAATATTGATGATGTGCATCCACATGATGTAGCAACAGTGCTTGATGCTGAAGGAATCGCCGTACGCGCGGGCCACCATTGTGCCCAGCCTTTGATGAAATGGCTCAAGGCGTCCGCGACAGCACGTGCAAGCTTCTACCTGTACAACACAGAAGAAGATATTGACAAGCTCGTAGCCGGTCTTGTCAAAACAAAGGAGTATTTCAGCGATGTCTTTTAA
- the sufB gene encoding Fe-S cluster assembly protein SufB produces MAKKMPEIGDYKYGFSDKDVSIFRSKRGLTREIVEEISKMKEEPQWMLDFRLKSLEHFYNMPMPQWGGDMASLNFDEITYYVKPSERSEKSWDEVPDEIKATFDKLGIPEAEQKYLAGVSAQYESEVVYHNMKEELEDLGIVFKDTDSALKENEDIFREHFGKVIPPTDNKFSALNSAVWSGGSFIYVPKGIKVDTPLQAYFRINSENMGQFERTLIIVDEGAHVHYVEGCTAPVYTTNSLHSAVVEIIIKKDAYCRYTTIQNWANNVFNLVTKRAVCEANATMEWIDGNIGSKLTMKYPAVILKGEGARGMTLSIAIAGKDQHQDAGAKMIHLAPNTSSTIVSKSISKQGGKVTYRGIVHFGRKADGARSNIECDTLIMDNKSTSDTIPYNEILNDNISLEHEAKVSKVSEEQLFYLMSRGVSEEEATEMIVMGFIEPFTKELPMEYAVEMNRLIKFEMEGSIG; encoded by the coding sequence ATGGCTAAAAAAATGCCAGAGATCGGTGATTATAAATACGGATTTTCCGATAAAGACGTTTCCATCTTCCGGTCTAAGCGCGGCCTGACGCGTGAAATCGTTGAAGAAATTTCAAAAATGAAGGAAGAGCCCCAGTGGATGCTGGACTTCCGTTTAAAATCATTGGAGCATTTCTACAATATGCCAATGCCTCAATGGGGCGGAGACATGGCTTCATTGAACTTTGATGAAATCACCTATTACGTAAAACCATCTGAGCGCTCTGAAAAATCATGGGATGAAGTTCCTGATGAAATCAAGGCGACTTTCGATAAGCTTGGGATTCCTGAAGCTGAGCAAAAATACCTTGCAGGTGTTTCTGCACAATACGAATCAGAGGTTGTATACCACAACATGAAGGAAGAGCTTGAAGATCTAGGAATCGTCTTCAAAGACACAGATTCTGCTCTGAAAGAAAACGAAGACATTTTCCGTGAGCATTTCGGAAAAGTCATCCCTCCAACAGACAACAAGTTTTCAGCATTGAATTCTGCGGTCTGGTCTGGCGGATCTTTCATCTATGTTCCTAAAGGAATCAAAGTGGATACACCGCTTCAGGCGTACTTCCGCATCAACTCTGAGAACATGGGCCAGTTCGAGCGTACTTTGATCATTGTTGATGAAGGCGCGCACGTACACTATGTTGAAGGATGTACAGCTCCTGTTTACACAACGAACTCGCTTCACAGTGCTGTCGTTGAAATCATCATCAAAAAAGACGCATATTGCCGTTATACGACAATCCAGAACTGGGCAAACAACGTCTTCAACCTTGTTACAAAGCGTGCGGTCTGTGAAGCGAACGCGACAATGGAATGGATCGATGGCAACATCGGTTCCAAGCTGACAATGAAATACCCGGCAGTCATCCTTAAGGGTGAAGGCGCGCGCGGTATGACATTATCCATCGCAATCGCTGGTAAAGACCAGCACCAGGATGCAGGTGCGAAAATGATCCACCTTGCACCAAACACATCATCAACCATCGTATCAAAGTCAATCTCAAAGCAAGGCGGAAAAGTAACATACCGCGGTATCGTCCACTTCGGACGCAAAGCTGACGGCGCACGCTCAAACATTGAGTGCGATACATTAATCATGGATAACAAGTCAACATCTGACACAATTCCATACAATGAAATCCTGAACGACAACATTTCTCTTGAGCACGAAGCAAAGGTTTCCAAGGTATCAGAAGAGCAATTGTTCTACCTGATGAGCCGCGGAGTCTCTGAGGAAGAAGCAACAGAAATGATCGTCATGGGCTTCATCGAGCCATTCACAAAAGAATTGCCAATGGAATACGCAGTCGAAATGAACCGCCTGATCAAGTTCGAAATGGAAGGTTCAATTGGTTAA
- a CDS encoding DUF72 domain-containing protein encodes MINVGLTGWGDHNSLYEGKVSARDKLKEYSSHFPAVEVDASFYAVQPVRNAAKWVDDTPNHFQFIVKAYQGMTGHQRGEIPFADKNEMFTAYKESLKPYLEANKHAMTLFQFPPWFDLRKENVDYLRWCRDHMGDIDCALEFRNQSWFTDDMREKTLDFMREEKWIHSICDEPQAGQGSIPTVLESTSKDKVLVRFHGRNVHGWNKKGKGQDWREVRYLYRYNHAELKVWEENLKKLNESTSQVFALFNNNSGGDAADNAKQMVELLDIEYEGLNPRQLDLF; translated from the coding sequence ATGATTAATGTTGGCTTAACGGGCTGGGGAGACCATAACAGTTTATATGAAGGCAAGGTTTCAGCGCGTGATAAACTGAAGGAGTACTCCAGCCACTTTCCAGCAGTTGAGGTCGATGCCTCTTTTTATGCTGTGCAGCCTGTGAGGAATGCCGCGAAATGGGTAGATGATACACCGAATCATTTTCAATTCATCGTTAAAGCTTACCAGGGAATGACAGGGCACCAACGAGGTGAAATTCCTTTCGCTGATAAAAATGAGATGTTCACTGCATACAAAGAGTCGCTAAAGCCTTATCTTGAGGCGAATAAACACGCAATGACGCTTTTCCAGTTTCCGCCGTGGTTCGACCTGCGCAAAGAGAATGTCGATTATTTGCGCTGGTGCCGTGATCATATGGGGGATATCGACTGTGCGCTGGAATTCCGCAATCAGTCATGGTTTACTGATGATATGCGCGAGAAGACACTGGATTTTATGAGGGAGGAAAAGTGGATCCACAGCATCTGCGATGAACCGCAGGCAGGTCAAGGATCGATTCCGACAGTACTCGAGTCCACCTCCAAAGATAAAGTGCTCGTCCGCTTTCACGGCCGTAATGTCCATGGCTGGAACAAGAAAGGGAAAGGCCAGGATTGGAGGGAAGTCCGTTATTTATATCGTTATAATCATGCAGAATTAAAAGTATGGGAAGAAAACCTGAAAAAGTTAAACGAAAGCACATCACAGGTTTTCGCATTGTTCAACAACAATTCCGGCGGGGATGCTGCTGATAATGCCAAACAGATGGTGGAGCTGCTGGACATAGAGTATGAAGGGTTAAATCCGAGGCAACTGGATTTGTTTTAA